In Carassius carassius chromosome 27, fCarCar2.1, whole genome shotgun sequence, the sequence GCTTCTGGAGCAGGTGGTCAACATATGTTTTTTGGAGGAAGCTCCAGTGTCCCCGAGCAAAAGAAATACTTAGTAAAAATCAGTGTCAAAAACAAACCAGAAGGCCCAAAGTTCAAGCCAAAGATCAAGCCTATATCTGTATCTGAGAACCCCCTAAATACTTTTCCAAGGGTAATTGACACCTACACTGCTATAGAAGAAGACACAGGCAAAACAGCAGAAAAAGTCAAGTAAGTTTTCTCTAAGCATTTCTTGAAAATAAAGTCTAGAATATGCAGTACAGTACATAACAACTCAAGCCATGCATATCAAACGTGTAGAAGCATTAATACACCTTGACATTATACAGTTTTACAATATTTGTCTGAATACTATATTTGAGGTTTATAACTATTCAGAATCTTTATGTTATAAACCTCCATCCTTCAAACTGCTAAACCAAAAGTAGAATTTAGAATTGCAATAATTTAGTGGTCCATGTTTGTTTAGATATGCAAAAGGATATGACCCTGACAACTGGATTTCTATTGACACGGATACGGCTGAGATCAAATTGAACAAGGTACCAGATCGTGAGTCTCCATTTGTGATAAATGGGACCTACTATGCCAAGATCCTCTGCATTACAGATGGTTAGTATGAGCAACAAGTCAGAGCATTGTGTTGGGAATATTTACACTGTTAGTTAAATGATTGGACACacctaaaatagatttttttcattAGCGTTATTGACAATTTACACAAATAGGACAGTCACCAGCCTTTGCGCACAGTACGATTTCTTCAACATTATGATGTTGGGATGGTTTTTAAACGGTAGCAAATGAGTGTGCATGTGAAACAGTAAAATATGATTTAAGTAGATTAACTGTAACGTGTTTTCTGTTTGTTATACATTTTAGAACTGCACTCTCAGACATCTACAGGGACTATAGCTTTGCAGGTGGAGGACCTGAATGATAACTGCCCCAAACTCCTTAATAATGTGCAGATTGTCTGCAGTGATACCAGCATGGTCAATGCCACAGCAGAAGATGGAGATTCAGATCCCAACGGAGCTCCACTAGAGTTCAGATTGATACAAGAGAAGACAAAGGGCAAATGGAACCTGCAGCAAATAAATGGTAATACCAAATAATAtagataatattatttatttgcaaGTTTCTGGATTATGAAACAAATGTACACTATCCTAGTgatctaaaattattattattattttttttttacaataaactgaaaacaatcATACCATATATACAGAAGATGATAACCATTTTTGATCATTGTAAAATAATAGTCAAGTCTCTCACTGTTCCTGTCCTCTACAGATGTAAGTGCTTCACTGCTCGCTGAAGATGACTTATGGCCTGGTTTTTATGAAGTTACCATGGAGATCAGAGACAAGCAAGGACTGGTCTGCCCTGATGAGCAAGTCCTCCATTTAGAGGTTTGCACTTGCTCTGAAGGAATGTTTTGTGGTTCAAAAGTGGCGGCTATACGCACTACATCAGCCAGTTTTGGAGCAGCAGGAATTAGTTTCCTAATTCTAGGATTCCTCTGTCTAATCTGTGAGCATGAGTTTACTTTGCTGTGGTgtaatactgtacatttattattGGTGGTAACACTGTAAAACAGACACGCGTTTtaaatctgtttgtttgtctttttctatttttagtggTGCCCATGGCCATCATAAAATGTGAGAATCATGGAAAACATTTTACTGAAATGCCATTTGAAACCGAGCAATATCTTATCTCCTATTGCACAGAAGGAAAAGCAATGGAGAGGGTAAAAAATCCCTTCATGATCTTGCACAGCTTATACTACAAGAGTAAAACACTTATATCATGTGACAACTGATTCCGTTTCTCTTGATATTCCTCAGATGAAAATCCCACCAAATGAATgtctcaataaaataaaattatgccaAGAACCTTTAAGAATGGTGGCAGCAAACTCTAATATCCCAGCAGATGAAATTCCGGTCCCCTGGTCAAACCATGCTGTAAATAACAATTATAACATTATGCAGACGAGTGCATTTGGAGGCTTTTACAATGACATGAAAATGGTAAACTCTGCAAGGTGGCAAGAAGAACAAGTCTCGCTTGATGCATTCCTAAAAAAATACCTTGAACATGtatgtgattttatttaatttgtattgaggtgtatttaaagaaatagttcactcaaaaattttaatttgcagaaaatataaaatctctcaggccatccaagatgcagatgggTTTGATTCTTCATCCTAacaatttggagaaatttagtatcacatcacttgctcaccatagGATCTAGAGTGAATGGGTGAcattagaatgagagtccaaacagctgatgaatacATCAATAacctacaagtaatccacacaactcgaTCAGtcaatcagttaacatcttgtgaagtgacaaGCTAcgtgtttgtaataaattaattaattattgagatgttttttaACTTAAAATCCTTGCTTCAAGctaaaatacaatttatgaagtgaaaaggtaatcttgcctgaatcaggagagaaatatgcacagttcAAGCACAGCTTATCAGCAGAGACAGGCCAACACAGATCTACATCTGTGGATTTATGGATtatatattttggccagaagcaatggtatAAAGTTACAATACAtggattttattattacaaacatacagctttttcCTTTACAATATGTTAATTGATTGGCTGCTGctgtgtgtggattacttgtgtattattgtgaagtttttatgagctgtttggactctcatcctaatggcacctattcactgcaaaGCAGTTGCGGTTCTAGACCACAGTAACTGAGGAGTGGGGCAGAAAGGGGCCACTTGTGCTTTTAGGgggcacaattaaaaaaaataatcttaacctataaatattaacctttaaatattattaattcagTCATTTTTCACCATGTTATGTATCACTGCAATCTATAGAAATAATCTATAACAATTTCaactaaaattaatgttttatcatgtttcattcatttgacaaataattttgTATTGTAGTGTCAGGGACATCATTTTTGAGGGGAATGAGGTGGTACAAATaccattacaaacattacaaaccattaaaaccatttaaaaagttttgttctgtagtgtgttttgggacaaattccattaggatttattggttttaacaagccaccaatagAAAACAACCAATTTCCAGTAGTGACCAACAGGGTTCATAACGGTTTCCAGTAAAACCAAAACAAGTCCAATTATAACCCGtatctattaaattattattatttttttcagcaggggTTTTATTACtggtttattttcatttgaaatattcccaaaatatatcataaaaaatatattgattctTAAATATGttataagtaaatacattttacaccTTTATAGATTACTTTAGTTGATAGGCGATGGGAAAAGTAGCCTAATTGTAATCTATTAACGTTCCATAAAAATccataattttacttaagtaatggATATAAGTGTCATTCCATGAATAATTTAATATGCtgactttgtatttaatttgaatttaatttaaacctttacattatcaaagaacattttcacttcAGCACAGCGAGTTcatagcctggtaataccaaactcttCTACTTCGCTTCgcttcgtagacagagtctggaagggcataattgacaTATATTGGCacgcttgtctgaagtttaaaatcattggtgtacCCTTGACTCACGGGCCGTGAGCCTATCACATAACATTTGGTTATGCGTGTGTGTTATGCGCCGGCTCAACCGCCTCAAACTTCTGCAGTAAACACAGATATGCTGTGAAAACAAAATCGAGTGAGTTTTGCTGCCTCCTTAACCTGATCCTGCATGAGTGCAACCAAGGGGGGCAATATCACATTTATTGCCTTGCCGGAATTTTGGCCTCCCAAGTTTCTCACTGATGATCGGTAACActtgataaattaaacttttcccaaaacctgtccaCAGTAGGGCCACAACATCACTGGGAGATTTGTTGTTTGCTATCTCTGACTGAGTAGAAGCTAACTGAAATTGAGCagaagtacgaagtctgacgtagtTAGGCTACCGAgttcaagcactctcaaaaactcccataatAATCTCTAAAGCAGattacacaaaaaaaatgaatatcttacttacattcgtacatctttactttgttgtttctgatgagagaattcagcCAGCCAGCTCGCACGGTGACGAAACAgcgtttcagcgatgactcatctgaacgcctttGATTGGTCCTTGCATTTATAAGCTCAACGGAATCatatgtgattggttataatgcgcagtgcttaAAAAacgtgtgtgtctctggctctgtgCCAGCCAGTGAATACAGATTTGAATGCAggtttgaatttagcagctgatgtttttcttatatatatatatatatatatatatatatatagtttacagGAAAAACTGCACATTTCACCCAAAATGGTTTGGTGTGACATGAATCCAAATTTAGGGAGGCAATGCTTGTTGACGGGGGGTCACTGCCCTTGCCCTGCCCTGCTGCAGATGATCTATTGGTGcagaagtgatgtaatgctaaatttctcaaaatcttttcagaagaagaaacaaactaatctacatcttggaaaagcatagaagaaagaaagccacacagatttggagcaacatgagtCAATGATAAAATAAC encodes:
- the LOC132107430 gene encoding desmoglein-2.1-like; translation: MYGSPEGNSATATVFIDILDVNDNIPTLEKDEFSASIEENEAPVEVLRIQALDNDEERTENWLAEFEIVSGNEDGRFSIETDPKTNIGVLYLNKPVDFESVSDMNLNLVVANKALPGAPGAAGASGAGGGAGQKKYLVKISVKNKPEGPKFKPKIKPISVSENPLNTFPRVIDTYTAIEEDTGKTAEKVKYAKGYDPDNWISIDTDTAEIKLNKVPDRESPFVINGTYYAKILCITDELHSQTSTGTIALQVEDLNDNCPKLLNNVQIVCSDTSMVNATAEDGDSDPNGAPLEFRLIQEKTKGKWNLQQINDVSASLLAEDDLWPGFYEVTMEIRDKQGLVCPDEQVLHLEVCTCSEGMFCGSKVAAIRTTSASFGAAGISFLILGFLCLILVPMAIIKCENHGKHFTEMPFETEQYLISYCTEGKAMERVKNPFMILHSLYYKSKTLISCDN